In the genome of Methylotenera mobilis JLW8, the window AACGTTCCACTAGTCGTAGTAAAAGCAGAATACAACAAGTCAGGCCGCAGCACTGCCGTTGTTAAAATGAAATTCAAAAACTTACTGACAGAAGCACCGAGCGAAAGCATCTACGGCGCTGGCGATAAGTTTGATGTGATCGTACTTGAGAAAAAAGAAGTGACTTACTCATACTTTGCTGACCCTACTTACGTATTCATGGATGCAGAATATAACCAATACGATGTAGATGCAGAATTCATGGAAGATGCATTACCATACCTAGAAGACGGCATGCCAGCTGACTTGCGTTTTTACGATGGCAAAGCAATTACTGTTGAGTTACCAACAACCGTGGTACGTGAAGTTACTTACACTGAGCCAGCAGTAAAAGGCGACACCTCAGGTAAAGTAATGAAACCAGCTAAAATCGCTTCAGGCTTTGAGATTTCAGTGCCTTTATTCTGTGCTCAAGGCGACAAAATCGAGATCGATACTCGCACTGGTGAATACCGTAACCGTGTAAT includes:
- the efp gene encoding elongation factor P, whose translation is MKTAQELRAGNVIMVDNVPLVVVKAEYNKSGRSTAVVKMKFKNLLTEAPSESIYGAGDKFDVIVLEKKEVTYSYFADPTYVFMDAEYNQYDVDAEFMEDALPYLEDGMPADLRFYDGKAITVELPTTVVREVTYTEPAVKGDTSGKVMKPAKIASGFEISVPLFCAQGDKIEIDTRTGEYRNRVMK